Proteins encoded by one window of Ascochyta rabiei chromosome 1, complete sequence:
- a CDS encoding translational elongation factor EF-1 alpha, giving the protein MAPAALHDASAVKSENSKAVKVLEELLSKLTVSKAQDEINASASSIATFINGDIEEADAPTKAVDLLKKQLGNKKDAVARERALDAIRAIAQHAQVSAAVEPYLVALLPNVLAAVGDKMSGVKVAAQTAAEAIVAAANPNAVKAIIPHISHSLENAQKWPEKMTDLKCIETLAASAPAQMAFRVPDLIPVISGAMWDTKPEVKKAAYATMEKICALISNKDIERFIPELIKCISKPENVPETVHLLGATTFVTDVHEPTLAIMVPLLERGLVERETAIKRKTAVIIDNMCKLVEDPQIVAAFLPKLMPALEKNYDNLADPEAREKTRQGLDTLIRVGHVKDGKIPEIERYGDISTIAGNLKAVLPSKYKLDDKFTPVVDYIGAIGGQLIDEKDYEGLNWQANAGPFVAVLVGEEEAKDITENLRKKSLPASVAEDVAEPDEEEGEDLCNCTFNLAYGAKILLNQTHLRLKRGQRYGLLGPNGSGKTTLMRAINNEQVEGFPKQNEVKTVYVEHDLDSADTEMTVIGWTMKKLRDVGIQDEQPDIEKTLIEFGFTKEQIEGPITALSGGWKMKLALARAVFEKPDILLLDEPTNHMDVKNVKWLEDYLINSPCTSIVISHDSKFLNNVIQHVVHYERFKLKRYRGNLDEFVKRVPSARSYHELSASDMEFKFPEPGFLEGVKTKAKAILRATNMSFQYEGTSKPQIADITFQCSLSSRIAVIGPNGAGKSTLVNVLTGELVPTSGEIYHHENIRIAYIKQHAFAHIDHHLDKTPSEYIQWRFQTGEDRETMDRANKIITDEDEKAMDKIYRIEGTQRRVIGINSRRKFKNSYEYECSFAIGENVGMKNERWTPMMSADNAWIPRTEIMASHSKMVADVDQKEALASGQFRPLVRKEIESHCANFGLDAELVSHSRMRGLSGGQRVKVVLAACSWQRPHLIVLDEPTNYLDRDSLGALSKAIKSFEGGVIIITHSAEFTKNLTEEVWAVLDGKMTPSGHNWVQGQGAGPRLTEKGEEEEKFDAMGNKIAATEKKKKLTSSEMRKKKKDRMARRKRGEEVFSDEDD; this is encoded by the exons ATGGCTCCTGCTGCGCTTCACGACGCCTCGGCCGTCAAGAGCGAGAACTCCAAGGCCGTCAAGGTCCTCGAGGAGCTCCTCAGCAAGCTCACCGTCTCCAAGGCCCAGGATGAGATCAACGCCTCTGCCAGCTCCATTGCCACCTTCATCAACGGTGACATCGAGGAGGCTGATGCCCCCACCAA GGCTGTCGACCTTCTGAAGAAGCAGCTTGGCAACAAGAAGGATGCCGTTGCCCGTGAGCGCGCTCTCGATGCCATTCGCGCCATCGCCCAGCACGCCCAGGTCTCCGCCGCCGTCGAGCCCTACCTCGTCGCCCTTCTGCCGAACGTGCTGGCCGCTGTCGGTGACAAGATGAGCGGCGTCAAGGTCGCTGCTCAGACCGCTGCCGAGGCCATTGTTGCCGCCGCCAACCCCAACGCCGTCAAGGCCATCATCCCCCACATCTCCCACTCCCTCGAGAACGCTCAGAAGTGGCCCGAGAAGATGACCGACCTCAAGTGCATCGAGACACTCGCTGCCTCTGCTCCCGCTCAGATGGCTTTCCGTGTCCCTGATTTGATCCCCGTCATCTCTGGTGCCATGTGGGACACCAAGCCTGAGGTCAAGAAGGCTGCTTACGCCACCATGGAGAAGATCTGTGCCTTGATCTCCAACAAGGATATCGAGCGCTTCATTCCCGAGCTCATCAAGTGTATCTCCAAGCCCGAGAACGTCCCCGAGACTGTTCACTTGCTCGGTGCCACCACCTTCGTCACTGACGTTCACGAGCCTACCCTGGCTATCATGGTCCCTCTTCTTGAGCGTGGTCTCGTTGAGCGCGAGACTGCCATCAAGCGTAAGACCGCTGTCATCATTGACAACATGTGCAAGCTTGTCGAGGACCCCCAGATTGTCGCCGCTTTCTTGCCCAAGCTTATGCCCGCTCTTGAGAAGAACTACGACAACCTCGCTGACCCCGAGGCTCGTGAGAAGACCCGCCAGGGTCTCGACACCCTCATCCGTGTCGGTCACGTCAAGGACGGCAAGATCCCCGAGATCGAGAGGTACGGTGACATTTCTACCATTGCTGGAAACCTCAAGGCTGTTCTTCCTTCGAAGTACAAGCTCGACGACAAATTCACTCCCGTTGTCGACTACATTGGTGCCATCGGTGGTCAACTCATCGACGAGAAGGACTACGAGGGCTTGAACTGGCAGGCTAACGCCGGCCCCTTCGTCGCTGTCCTTGTTGGCGAGGAGGAGGCTAAGGATATCACTGAGAACCTTCGTAAGAAGTCTCTGCCTGCCTCCGTTGCTGAGGATGTTGCTGAGCCCGATGAGGAGGAAGGCGAGGACCTTTGCAACTGCACATTCAACTTGGCCTATGGTGCTAAGATCCTGCTCAACCAGACCCATCTCCGCCTGAAGCGTGGTCAGCGTTATGGTCTTCTCGGACCCAACGGTTCCGGTAAGACCACTCTCATGCGCGCCATCAACAACGAGCAGGTTGAGGGTTTCCCCAAGCAGAACGAGGTCAAGACTGTCTACGTTGAGCACGACTTGGACTCTGCCGATACTGAGATGACTGTCATCGGCTGGACCATGAAGAAGCTCCGCGACGTTGGTATCCAGGACGAGCAGCCCGACATCGAGAAGACTCTCATTGAGTTCGGCTTCACCAAGGAGCAGATCGAGGGTCCCATCACTGCCCTCTCCGGTGGTTGGAAGATGAAGCTTGCGCTTGCCCGTGCCGTGTTTGAGAAGCCCGATATCCTTCTTCTCGACGAGCCCACCAACCACATGGACGTCAAGAACGTCAAGTGGCTCGAGGACTACCTCATCAACTCTCCTTGCACATCCATTGTCATCTCCCACGACAGCAAGTTCTTGAACAACGTCATCCAGCACGTCGTTCACTACGAGCGCTTCAAGCTCAAGCGTTACCGCGGTAACCTCGATGAGTTCGTCAAGCGTGTGCCCTCTGCCAGGTCATACCACGAGCTCAGCGCCTCCGACATGGAGTTCAAGTTCCCCGAGCCCGGTTTCCTCGAGGGTGTCAAGACCAAGGCCAAGGCTATCCTCCGTGCCACCAACATGAGCTTCCAGTACGAGGGCACCTCCAAGCCCCAGATTGCCGACATCACCTTCCAGTGCTCGCTTTCTTCCCGTATTGCTGTCATTGGTCCCAACGGTGCCGGAAAGTCCACTCTTGTCAACGTCCTGACTGGTGAGCTTGTCCCTACCTCTGGTGAGATCTACCACCACGAGAACATCCGTATCGCCTACATTAAGCAACACGCTTTCGCCCATATCGATCACCACCTCGACAAGACTCCTTCCGAGTACATCCAGTGGCGTTTCCAGACTGGTGAGGACCGTGAGACCATGGACCGTGCCAACAAGATCATCACCGATGAAGATGAGAAGGCCATGGACAAGATCTACCGTATCGAGGGTACCCAGCGTCGTGTCATTGGTATCAACTCCCGCAGAAAGTTCAAGAACTCGTACGAGTACGAGTGTTCGTTCGCTATCGGAGAGAACGTCGGCATGAAGAACGAGAGGTGGACACCTATGATGTCTGCTGACAACGCCTGGATCCCCCGTACTGAGATCATGGCTTCCCACTCCAAGATGGTCGCCGATGTCGATCAGAAGGAGGCTCTTGCCAGCGGTCAGTTCCGTCCTCTGGTCCGTAAGGAGATCGAGTCTCACTGCGCCAACTTCGGTCTCGACGCTGAGCTCGTTTCTCACTCGCGTATGCGTGGTCTGTCCGGTGGTCAGCGTGTCAAGGTTGTCCTTGCCGCTTGCTCGTGGCAGCGCCCCCACTTGATCGTCCTCGACGAGCCCACCAACTACCTCGACCGTGACTCTCTCGGTGCCCTTTCCAAGGCCATCAAGTCCTTCGAGGGTGGTGTTATCATCATCACTCACTCCGCTGAGTTCACCAAGAACCTCACTGAGGAAGTCTGGGCTGTTCTTGACGGCAAGATGACTCCTTCCGGCCACAACTGGGTCCAGGGTCAGGGTGCCGGTCCCCGTCTCACCGAGAAGGGtgaggaggaagagaag TTCGACGCTATGGGCAACAAGATT GCTGCCaccgagaagaagaagaagctcaCTTCCAGCGAGATGCGCAAG aagaagaaggaccGCATGGCCCGCCGCAAGCGTGGTGAGGAGGTCTTCTCCGATGAGGACGACTAA